A stretch of the Azorhizobium caulinodans ORS 571 genome encodes the following:
- a CDS encoding ABC transporter ATP-binding protein, protein MTSGQIDIQSVSKKFQVDGRPLVALEHVDLDIAAGEFITIVGASGCGKSTLLRMIAGLERNHRGEIRHGGRLITGPSLERGLVFQEPRLFPWLTIAENVALGLENAKVDGAEKKRLVAEHLALVGLTGFEKAYPRQLSGGMAQRAAIARALVNRPGVLLLDEPFGALDAMTRAHLQTELQRIWAHEKITAVLVTHDVDEAVLLGDRVVVMAPRPGRIAQIFTIDAPRPRDRKDEGLIRLRNDVLEALDAIKDEGARPGLAH, encoded by the coding sequence ATGACCAGCGGTCAGATCGATATCCAGAGTGTCTCCAAGAAGTTTCAGGTGGACGGCCGGCCGCTGGTCGCGCTCGAGCACGTTGATCTCGACATTGCGGCCGGCGAGTTCATCACCATCGTCGGCGCCAGCGGCTGCGGGAAGTCGACGCTCCTGCGGATGATCGCGGGCCTGGAGCGCAACCATCGCGGTGAGATCCGCCATGGCGGGCGGCTGATCACCGGCCCGAGCCTGGAGCGCGGTCTCGTCTTTCAGGAGCCCCGCCTGTTCCCGTGGCTCACCATTGCGGAGAACGTGGCGCTGGGCCTTGAGAATGCGAAGGTGGATGGCGCCGAGAAGAAGCGTCTCGTCGCCGAGCATCTCGCGCTCGTGGGGCTCACCGGCTTCGAGAAGGCCTATCCGCGCCAGCTCTCGGGCGGCATGGCGCAGCGCGCGGCCATCGCCCGCGCCCTCGTCAACCGGCCCGGCGTGCTGCTGCTGGACGAGCCGTTCGGCGCGCTGGACGCCATGACCCGTGCCCATCTCCAGACCGAGCTCCAGCGCATCTGGGCGCATGAGAAAATCACAGCTGTGCTCGTCACCCATGACGTGGATGAGGCGGTGCTGCTGGGCGACCGGGTGGTGGTGATGGCCCCGCGCCCGGGGCGCATCGCGCAGATCTTCACCATCGATGCCCCGCGCCCGCGTGACCGCAAGGACGAGGGCCTGATCCGCCTGCGCAACGACGTGCTGGAGGCCCTCGACGCCATCAAGGACGAGGGCGCACGCCCCGGCCTCGCGCACTGA
- a CDS encoding MetQ/NlpA family ABC transporter substrate-binding protein: MSLLHGLRKSVLALAGILALVASEGAVAQTADKPLKVGVSAGPYGDILREAAKVAAKDGLKAEIIEFTDWNQPNAALQAGDIDLNNFQHRFYLANQIKARGYQLVALDESILVPAGLYSKSYTKIADIPDGAKIAIPNDPTNAARALLLFQRAGLLKLKPTTGLNATVLDVESNPKKLQILEIDAAQLPRSLDDVAVAFVSSNYAYLAGLSLRKALLAETEVAESKPYFTLIFAACEDRKDDPRIKAFIAAYRSQAVKDFIVEKFNGTIQPAW; this comes from the coding sequence ATGTCGCTTCTCCACGGTCTGCGGAAATCGGTTCTGGCGCTGGCCGGCATTCTCGCACTCGTTGCGAGCGAGGGGGCCGTGGCCCAGACAGCTGACAAGCCGCTCAAGGTGGGCGTCTCGGCCGGCCCCTATGGCGACATCCTGCGCGAGGCGGCGAAGGTGGCCGCGAAGGACGGGCTGAAAGCGGAGATCATCGAGTTCACCGACTGGAACCAGCCCAATGCGGCGCTCCAGGCCGGCGACATCGACCTCAACAATTTCCAGCACCGCTTTTATCTGGCCAATCAGATCAAGGCGCGGGGCTATCAGCTGGTGGCGCTGGACGAATCCATCCTCGTGCCCGCCGGCCTCTATTCCAAGAGCTACACCAAGATCGCCGACATTCCCGATGGCGCGAAGATCGCCATTCCCAACGACCCGACGAACGCCGCGCGGGCCCTGCTGCTGTTCCAGAGGGCCGGATTGCTGAAGCTCAAGCCCACCACCGGGCTCAACGCCACCGTGCTCGACGTGGAAAGCAATCCGAAGAAGCTGCAGATCCTGGAGATCGACGCCGCCCAGCTGCCGCGCTCGCTGGATGATGTGGCGGTCGCGTTCGTGTCCAGCAATTACGCCTATCTGGCGGGCCTCAGCCTGCGCAAGGCACTGCTGGCGGAAACGGAAGTGGCGGAATCCAAGCCCTATTTCACCCTCATCTTCGCCGCCTGCGAGGACCGCAAGGACGACCCGCGCATCAAGGCCTTCATCGCCGCCTACCGCTCGCAGGCGGTGAAGGATTTCATCGTCGAGAAGTTCAACGGCACCATCCAGCCCGCCTGGTAG
- a CDS encoding acyl-CoA dehydrogenase family protein: MTNLSLVSDHPPVIDWETSALRVAETLRADAAARDRAGQVPRRELELLRAAGLLALLNPAEHGGGGGSFGDALRVVRLIARADASIAQLLSYHYLHLVNALWRGSPAQAERLSRASVAGRWFWGGASNPRDPESQLTADGSDFRLNGRKTFASNASLADRITLRAEIDGGFQVLTIAGDRAGVTHGNDWDAFGQRLTESGTIRFDNVWVSRDEVLGIGAPLSPRVSLVVPLHQLLIVNFYVGTAEGALGEANAYIRSTARPWQASGVSEARQDPYILEHFGELDVAIRAAVALADVAGAELEAAMARGDDLTPAERHKAAAAIYAAKVNSSRTALDVTSRIFELMGARATATSYGFDRFWRNIRTHTLHDPVFYKAREVGNYALNGTITATPLYS, encoded by the coding sequence ATGACCAATCTTTCCCTCGTCTCCGACCATCCTCCCGTCATCGACTGGGAGACCAGCGCGCTCCGGGTGGCCGAGACCCTGCGTGCGGACGCGGCCGCGCGCGACCGGGCCGGCCAAGTGCCCCGGCGGGAACTGGAACTGCTGCGCGCCGCCGGCCTCCTCGCCTTGCTCAATCCCGCGGAGCATGGCGGAGGCGGCGGCAGCTTCGGCGATGCCCTGCGCGTGGTGCGCCTCATCGCCCGCGCGGATGCCTCCATCGCGCAGCTGTTGAGCTATCACTATCTGCATCTCGTCAATGCCCTCTGGCGAGGCTCGCCGGCGCAGGCCGAGCGGCTGTCCCGCGCCTCCGTCGCCGGGCGCTGGTTCTGGGGCGGGGCCTCAAACCCGCGTGACCCGGAATCGCAGCTCACGGCGGACGGCAGCGACTTCCGCCTCAACGGGCGCAAGACCTTCGCCTCCAACGCCTCGCTTGCCGACCGCATCACGCTCCGGGCGGAGATTGACGGCGGCTTTCAGGTGCTCACCATCGCCGGCGACCGGGCTGGCGTCACCCATGGCAATGACTGGGACGCCTTCGGCCAGCGCCTCACCGAAAGCGGCACCATCCGCTTCGACAATGTGTGGGTGAGCCGGGACGAGGTGCTGGGCATCGGCGCGCCCCTCTCTCCCCGCGTCTCGCTGGTGGTGCCGCTGCATCAGTTGCTGATCGTGAATTTCTATGTGGGCACCGCCGAGGGCGCGCTCGGCGAGGCCAATGCCTATATCCGCTCAACGGCCCGGCCCTGGCAGGCCTCCGGCGTCTCCGAGGCGCGGCAGGACCCCTACATTCTGGAGCATTTCGGCGAGCTGGATGTCGCTATCCGCGCCGCCGTCGCGCTGGCGGATGTGGCCGGTGCGGAGCTGGAGGCAGCCATGGCGCGAGGGGATGACCTCACCCCCGCCGAGCGCCACAAGGCGGCCGCCGCCATCTATGCGGCCAAGGTGAATTCCAGCCGCACGGCGCTCGACGTGACGTCCCGCATCTTCGAGCTGATGGGTGCGCGGGCCACCGCCACCTCCTACGGCTTCGACCGTTTCTGGCGGAACATCCGCACCCACACGCTGCACGACCCGGTCTTCTACAAGGCGCGGGAAGTGGGCAATTACGCGCTCAATGGCACCATCACGGCGACGCCGCTCTACAGCTGA
- a CDS encoding NADPH-dependent oxidoreductase, protein MSDTLIAEKPVVSAAEAALERRYREPLAGADHPWNAVIQSLVDHRTVRAFLPKAVSEETLQVLVAAAQSAPTSSNVQAWSVVAVRDPARKARLAHLAGDQKHILEAPLLLVWIADLSRAAGIGERAGLTLEGLDFTESFLIAGFDAALAAQNALVAAESLGLGTCYIGALRNHPIEVAETLGLPRKTFAVFGLVVGHPDPARPADVKPRLPQAAVLHHETYDLAGQAEAVARHDAHSLAFRAEQKLDATPWSQQLIGRLHTVAALKGRHLLKQALEKLGFALK, encoded by the coding sequence ATGAGCGATACTCTGATTGCCGAAAAGCCCGTCGTGAGCGCGGCTGAAGCCGCGCTGGAGCGGCGTTACCGCGAGCCGCTGGCCGGCGCCGACCACCCCTGGAACGCTGTCATCCAGAGCCTCGTGGACCACCGCACCGTGCGGGCCTTCCTGCCGAAGGCGGTGAGCGAGGAGACGCTGCAGGTGCTGGTGGCCGCCGCCCAATCGGCGCCCACCTCGTCCAATGTGCAGGCCTGGAGCGTGGTGGCGGTGCGCGATCCTGCCCGCAAGGCGCGCCTCGCCCACCTCGCCGGCGACCAGAAGCACATTCTGGAGGCGCCGCTGCTGCTCGTGTGGATCGCCGATCTCTCCCGCGCCGCCGGCATCGGGGAACGCGCGGGCCTGACGCTGGAAGGGCTCGATTTCACGGAGAGCTTCCTCATCGCCGGCTTCGATGCGGCCCTCGCCGCCCAGAATGCGCTGGTGGCGGCCGAATCCCTGGGGCTCGGTACCTGCTATATCGGCGCCTTGCGCAACCACCCCATCGAGGTCGCGGAAACGCTGGGCCTGCCGCGGAAGACCTTCGCCGTATTCGGCCTCGTGGTGGGCCATCCCGATCCCGCGCGCCCGGCGGACGTGAAACCGCGCCTGCCGCAGGCGGCGGTGCTGCATCACGAGACCTACGATCTTGCCGGGCAGGCGGAGGCGGTGGCGCGCCATGATGCCCATAGCCTGGCCTTCCGCGCCGAGCAGAAGCTCGACGCCACCCCCTGGAGCCAGCAACTGATCGGCCGCCTGCATACGGTGGCAGCCCTCAAGGGGCGTCATCTCCTCAAGCAGGCGTTGGAGAAACTCGGCTTTGCGCTGAAATGA
- a CDS encoding aliphatic sulfonate ABC transporter substrate-binding protein: MSRPASLLARLAAAGGLLLAAFAPAAAEPVTIRIGYAAIGVDNRPYAEGTSAATARAGNYVEDAFAGNPDIKVEWYFFKGAGPAVNEAIANGQLDFAYQGDLPSIIGRANGLKTKLLLASGAHKPTYIAAPLNSGLTGIKDLKGRKVAVQLGTNNHLAFAKILKAYGVSERDLQIVNMDSASANAALASGDIDAAVGDTTLITLAEKKIAKIVYTTKGDDPRLGRYAHVLVTEAFEKAHPDLTQKVTTAFVKAAHWSSEEPNREALIALWGKSGTSTSVLTEFFSGETLKYRNTPLIDDLFIDQYTQAAAQSKAFGLLRRDVDLTGWFDTSYLNTALKELKLEGYWTPYGADGKPLGS, translated from the coding sequence ATGAGCCGTCCCGCTTCCCTTCTCGCCCGCCTTGCCGCCGCCGGTGGCCTGCTGCTTGCCGCGTTCGCGCCGGCGGCGGCCGAGCCCGTCACCATCCGCATCGGCTACGCCGCCATCGGCGTCGATAACCGGCCCTATGCGGAAGGCACCTCCGCCGCCACGGCGCGTGCGGGCAATTACGTCGAGGACGCCTTTGCCGGAAATCCCGACATCAAGGTGGAGTGGTATTTCTTCAAGGGCGCCGGCCCGGCCGTGAACGAGGCCATCGCCAATGGCCAGCTTGATTTCGCCTATCAGGGCGACCTGCCCTCCATCATCGGCCGGGCCAATGGCCTCAAGACCAAGCTGCTGCTGGCGAGCGGCGCCCACAAGCCCACCTATATCGCCGCCCCGCTCAATTCCGGCCTGACCGGCATCAAGGACCTCAAGGGACGCAAGGTGGCGGTGCAGCTCGGCACCAACAACCATCTCGCCTTCGCCAAGATCCTCAAGGCCTATGGCGTGTCCGAGCGTGACCTTCAGATCGTGAACATGGATTCGGCTTCCGCCAATGCGGCGCTGGCCAGCGGCGACATCGATGCGGCGGTGGGCGACACGACGCTCATCACGCTGGCGGAGAAGAAGATCGCCAAGATCGTCTACACCACCAAGGGTGATGATCCGCGCCTCGGCCGCTACGCCCATGTCCTGGTGACGGAGGCCTTCGAGAAGGCCCATCCCGACCTTACGCAGAAGGTCACGACTGCCTTCGTGAAGGCGGCCCACTGGTCCTCCGAGGAGCCGAACCGCGAGGCGCTCATCGCCCTGTGGGGCAAGTCCGGCACCTCCACCTCGGTGCTGACGGAGTTCTTCTCCGGCGAGACGCTGAAATACCGCAACACGCCACTGATCGATGACCTGTTCATCGACCAGTACACGCAGGCGGCCGCCCAATCGAAAGCCTTCGGCCTGCTGCGCCGGGACGTGGACCTCACCGGCTGGTTCGACACAAGCTATCTGAACACGGCCCTCAAGGAGCTGAAGCTCGAAGGCTACTGGACGCCCTACGGCGCCGACGGCAAGCCGCTTGGGAGCTGA
- a CDS encoding LLM class flavin-dependent oxidoreductase: MSPRRELRLNTFQMAAPSHNWAGLWSHPRDNQTQYNTLAYWTEMAKTAERGLLDGIFIADVFGLYDVYGGSGDAAIAAGAQAPNADPTLAISAMALVTQHIGFGVTANLTYEHPFQFARRFTTLDHLTGGRLGWNIVTGYLDSGARGMGESLNRDHDERYEAAEDFMAAIYKLWEGSWEDDAALRDKARGLFTDPAKVHRILHDGAYYKVDGRALAEPSPQRTPVLYQAGTSARGRVFCGRHAEATFLNGQTPSIAGQAVRGVREAAVAAGRGPRDVLTFLGGTVIVAKTSAEAHELKEEYRRHINAAGQLALVSGWTGVDLSQLSLDDALSFSKSNAIQSTLENLTLKAKAPTRVRDLLDFTPAGARAPIFVGSPVEVADQMLAWADEADVDGFNLVRTVMPESLEAIVDLLIPELQNRGAFKTAYREGTLREKLGGTARLPDSHPGAAYRHRSAP, from the coding sequence ATGTCGCCCCGCCGTGAACTGCGCCTCAACACCTTCCAGATGGCCGCGCCCTCGCACAATTGGGCGGGGCTCTGGAGCCATCCGCGGGACAACCAGACGCAGTACAACACCCTCGCTTATTGGACCGAGATGGCGAAGACCGCCGAGCGCGGCCTGCTTGACGGCATTTTCATCGCGGACGTGTTCGGCCTCTATGACGTCTATGGCGGCTCCGGAGACGCCGCGATCGCCGCCGGCGCGCAGGCGCCCAATGCCGACCCGACTCTCGCCATCTCCGCCATGGCGCTGGTGACGCAGCACATCGGCTTCGGCGTCACCGCCAATCTCACCTATGAGCATCCCTTCCAGTTCGCCCGCCGCTTCACCACCCTCGACCACCTCACAGGCGGGAGGCTCGGCTGGAACATCGTCACCGGCTATCTCGACAGCGGCGCGCGCGGCATGGGCGAGAGCCTGAACCGCGACCATGACGAGCGCTACGAGGCGGCCGAGGATTTCATGGCCGCCATCTACAAGCTCTGGGAAGGCTCGTGGGAGGATGACGCCGCCCTTCGCGACAAGGCGCGGGGCCTCTTCACCGACCCGGCCAAGGTCCACCGCATTCTCCATGACGGGGCCTATTACAAGGTGGACGGCCGGGCGCTGGCCGAACCCTCTCCCCAGCGCACGCCCGTGCTCTATCAGGCGGGCACCTCCGCGCGGGGACGGGTGTTCTGCGGTCGCCATGCGGAGGCGACCTTCTTGAATGGCCAGACGCCGTCCATTGCCGGCCAGGCGGTGCGGGGCGTGCGCGAGGCTGCGGTGGCCGCCGGGCGCGGCCCGCGCGACGTGCTCACCTTCCTCGGTGGCACGGTCATCGTGGCTAAGACCTCCGCCGAGGCCCATGAGCTGAAGGAAGAGTACCGACGCCACATCAACGCCGCCGGGCAGTTGGCGCTGGTTTCCGGCTGGACCGGCGTTGACCTCTCCCAGCTTTCGCTGGACGATGCGCTGAGCTTTTCCAAGAGCAACGCCATCCAGTCCACGCTGGAAAACCTCACCCTCAAGGCCAAGGCGCCAACCCGCGTGCGCGACCTGCTGGACTTCACCCCCGCCGGCGCCCGCGCGCCCATCTTCGTCGGCTCTCCAGTGGAGGTCGCGGACCAGATGCTGGCCTGGGCGGATGAAGCGGACGTGGACGGCTTCAATCTCGTGCGCACCGTCATGCCGGAATCGCTGGAAGCCATCGTCGATCTGCTGATTCCGGAATTGCAGAACCGGGGGGCTTTCAAGACCGCCTATCGCGAGGGGACGCTGCGGGAAAAGCTCGGCGGCACGGCCCGCCTGCCCGACAGTCATCCGGGCGCCGCCTACCGGCACCGGAGCGCGCCCTGA
- a CDS encoding RrF2 family transcriptional regulator has product MLTKKGKYGLKAAVHLARLGPGESNQVAEIAEANQIPKKFLDVILGELRNAGFLSSKKGKTGGYKLAKLPEDIIVGDLIRALDGPLAPIPCASRNAFVPCDDCDVEHCEVRRLMVKVRDAMGTVLDTYTLAQMRDLRQDRLSAFVDYI; this is encoded by the coding sequence ATGCTGACGAAAAAAGGCAAGTACGGTCTGAAGGCCGCCGTGCATCTGGCACGGCTTGGACCCGGCGAATCCAATCAGGTGGCCGAGATCGCCGAGGCCAACCAGATCCCGAAGAAGTTTCTGGACGTGATCCTGGGCGAGCTGCGCAACGCCGGCTTCCTCAGCTCCAAGAAGGGCAAGACGGGCGGCTACAAGCTCGCCAAGCTGCCCGAGGACATCATCGTCGGCGATCTCATCCGCGCGCTCGACGGCCCGCTCGCGCCCATTCCCTGCGCCAGCCGCAACGCCTTCGTACCCTGCGACGACTGCGACGTGGAGCATTGCGAGGTGCGTCGGCTGATGGTGAAGGTGCGCGATGCCATGGGCACCGTGCTCGACACCTACACCCTCGCCCAGATGCGCGACCTGCGGCAGGACCGGCTCAGCGCCTTCGTGGACTATATCTGA
- a CDS encoding LLM class flavin-dependent oxidoreductase, whose product MAANSESAAARRQLVLNLFIYPGGHHEAGWRYPGASAERLLDITFYQDLARSAEAAKLDAVFFADGPALVDNIRYASRFRLEPLTWLSAIAAATHHIGLIGTASTTYYEPYNLARLFASLDHLSGGRAGWNIVTTAVPQASGNFGLSETPSHAERYARASEFVDVVTKLWDSWEDEALVVDTASGLFADDTKIHPIEHVGRHYRVKGALNTPRTPQGRPVYVQAGSSDDGRSFAARYAEAIFTAHQTLPSAQAFYADIKRQAASLGRRPEHVKILPGISPYIGSTEVEAQRLYEAFNDLIQPEYSLTQLRQITGTDFTGHDLDARVTPDAFQNAGPRAVASRYQLVLDIVTREKPTLRQLIHRLAGARGHYVSVGTPEKIADEIQTWFEGGAADGFNVMPPWYRGGFDLFASEVVPILRKRGLFRSEYTGKTLREHFGLPRPESLYAQTARASA is encoded by the coding sequence ATGGCTGCCAATTCAGAGTCCGCCGCCGCGCGCCGCCAACTGGTGCTCAATCTCTTCATCTATCCGGGTGGACATCACGAGGCAGGCTGGCGCTATCCCGGCGCGAGCGCCGAGCGCCTGCTCGATATCACTTTCTATCAGGACCTCGCCCGCTCGGCGGAGGCGGCCAAGCTCGATGCGGTCTTCTTCGCCGATGGCCCGGCGCTGGTGGACAACATCCGCTATGCCTCGCGCTTCCGGCTGGAGCCGCTGACCTGGCTCTCGGCCATCGCCGCCGCCACGCATCATATCGGCCTCATCGGCACCGCCTCGACCACTTATTACGAGCCCTACAACCTCGCCCGGCTCTTCGCTTCGCTGGACCATCTGAGCGGCGGGCGCGCGGGCTGGAACATCGTCACCACCGCCGTGCCGCAGGCGAGCGGCAATTTCGGCCTCTCGGAGACGCCCTCCCATGCCGAGCGCTATGCCCGCGCCTCGGAATTCGTCGATGTGGTGACGAAGCTCTGGGACAGCTGGGAGGACGAGGCACTGGTGGTCGATACGGCCTCCGGCCTGTTTGCCGACGACACGAAGATCCATCCCATCGAGCATGTGGGTCGGCATTACCGCGTGAAGGGGGCGCTCAACACGCCGCGCACGCCGCAGGGCCGCCCGGTCTATGTGCAGGCGGGCTCCTCCGATGACGGCCGCTCCTTCGCCGCCCGCTATGCGGAGGCGATCTTCACCGCGCACCAGACATTGCCGAGCGCGCAGGCCTTTTATGCCGACATCAAGCGGCAGGCGGCTTCGCTCGGCCGTCGGCCCGAGCATGTGAAGATCCTGCCGGGCATCAGCCCCTATATCGGCTCCACGGAGGTGGAGGCGCAGCGGCTTTACGAGGCCTTCAACGACCTCATCCAGCCGGAATATTCCCTCACCCAGCTTCGCCAGATCACCGGCACCGACTTCACCGGCCACGATCTCGATGCGCGCGTCACGCCGGACGCCTTCCAGAATGCCGGACCGCGGGCGGTGGCGAGCCGGTATCAGCTCGTGCTCGACATCGTTACGCGCGAGAAGCCCACCCTGCGCCAGCTCATCCATCGCCTCGCCGGCGCGCGGGGGCATTATGTGTCAGTGGGCACGCCGGAGAAGATCGCGGACGAGATCCAGACCTGGTTCGAGGGTGGCGCCGCAGATGGCTTCAACGTGATGCCGCCCTGGTATCGCGGCGGCTTCGACCTGTTCGCGTCCGAAGTGGTGCCGATCCTGCGCAAGCGCGGTCTGTTCCGCAGTGAATACACCGGAAAGACGCTGCGCGAGCACTTCGGCCTGCCCCGGCCGGAGAGCCTCTATGCGCAGACGGCCCGGGCGTCGGCCTGA
- a CDS encoding YgiQ family radical SAM protein gives MQTLSTAEKASISAPCLRTRTGRGAPFLPMSRAEMDRLGWDACDIVLVTGDAYVDHPSFGMAIIGRLLESQGYRVGIIAQPDWHSAEPFKALGKPRLFFGVTGGNLDSMVNRYTSDRRLRSDDAYTPGGEGGKRPDRCTIVYTQRCREAYKDVPVILGGIEASLRRIAHYDYWSDKVRRSILADAKADLLIYGNAERAVIEVANRIAAGEAPRDLTSVRGVALFRKVPEHFTELHADDLDSADEAATRHPGDTVIRLPSFEQVENDREAYARASRVLHREANPGNARPLVQRHGDRDLWLNPPPIPLTTEEMDQVYDLPYARAPHPAYGDAKIPAWDMIKFSVTIMRGCFGGCTFCSITEHEGRVIQNRSEGSILREIEKIRDQTPGFTGVISDIGGPTANMYRMACKDPKIEAACRLPSCVFPDICPNLNTSHDDLIRLYRKVREVEGVKKVMVASGVRYDLAVKSPEYVKELVTHHVGGYLKIAPEHTERGPLDKMMKPGIGTYDRFKEMFEAAAKEVGKKYYLIPYFIAAHPGTTDEDMMHLALWLKKNRYRADQVQTFLPSPMATATAMYHTGVNTLRGVRRGATEQVETIKGGRQRRLHKAFLRYHDPDNWPLLREALKEMGRADLIGSRPDQLVPAYQPPGTGKAAGTKRPVRPGSGTQRFTTKGVTLPRR, from the coding sequence ATGCAGACCCTCTCGACCGCCGAAAAAGCCTCGATTTCCGCGCCCTGCCTGCGGACCCGCACCGGCAGGGGCGCGCCGTTCCTGCCCATGAGCCGCGCCGAGATGGACCGGCTCGGCTGGGATGCGTGCGATATCGTGCTGGTGACGGGCGACGCTTATGTGGACCATCCGAGCTTCGGCATGGCCATCATCGGACGCCTGCTGGAGTCGCAGGGCTACCGCGTCGGTATCATCGCCCAGCCGGACTGGCATTCAGCCGAACCGTTCAAGGCGCTCGGCAAGCCGCGCCTCTTCTTCGGCGTGACCGGCGGCAATCTGGACTCGATGGTCAACCGCTACACGTCGGACCGCCGCCTGCGCAGTGACGACGCCTATACGCCCGGCGGCGAGGGCGGCAAGCGGCCGGACCGCTGCACCATCGTCTATACGCAGCGCTGCCGCGAAGCCTACAAGGACGTGCCGGTCATACTCGGCGGCATCGAGGCATCGCTCCGCCGCATCGCCCATTACGACTATTGGTCCGACAAGGTGCGCCGCTCCATCCTCGCGGACGCCAAGGCCGACCTGCTGATCTACGGCAATGCCGAGCGCGCCGTGATCGAGGTGGCGAACCGCATCGCCGCCGGCGAGGCGCCTCGCGACCTCACGTCCGTTCGCGGCGTGGCCTTGTTCCGCAAGGTGCCGGAGCACTTCACGGAACTGCACGCGGATGATCTCGATTCCGCCGACGAGGCCGCCACCCGCCACCCCGGCGATACGGTGATCCGCCTGCCCTCCTTCGAGCAGGTGGAGAATGACCGCGAGGCCTATGCCCGCGCCTCCCGCGTGCTGCACCGGGAAGCCAATCCCGGCAATGCCCGCCCGCTGGTGCAGCGGCACGGCGACCGCGACCTGTGGCTCAATCCGCCGCCCATTCCGCTCACCACGGAAGAGATGGATCAGGTCTATGACCTGCCCTATGCGCGGGCGCCGCATCCCGCCTATGGCGATGCGAAGATCCCCGCCTGGGACATGATCAAGTTCTCGGTGACGATCATGCGCGGCTGCTTCGGCGGCTGCACCTTCTGCTCCATCACGGAGCATGAGGGGCGCGTCATCCAGAACCGCTCGGAAGGCTCCATCCTGCGCGAGATCGAGAAGATCCGCGACCAGACGCCCGGCTTCACCGGCGTCATCTCCGACATCGGCGGGCCCACCGCCAACATGTACCGGATGGCCTGCAAGGACCCGAAGATCGAGGCCGCCTGCCGGCTGCCGTCCTGCGTCTTCCCGGACATCTGCCCGAACCTCAACACCTCCCATGACGACCTGATCCGCCTCTATCGCAAGGTGCGCGAGGTGGAGGGCGTGAAGAAGGTGATGGTGGCGTCTGGCGTGCGCTACGACCTCGCGGTCAAGAGCCCGGAATATGTGAAGGAACTCGTCACCCACCATGTGGGCGGCTACCTGAAGATCGCCCCCGAGCACACCGAGCGCGGCCCGCTCGACAAGATGATGAAGCCGGGCATCGGCACCTATGACCGCTTCAAGGAGATGTTCGAGGCGGCGGCCAAGGAGGTGGGGAAGAAATACTATCTGATCCCCTATTTCATCGCCGCGCATCCGGGCACGACCGACGAGGACATGATGCACCTCGCGCTCTGGCTCAAGAAGAACCGCTACCGCGCCGATCAGGTGCAGACCTTCCTGCCCTCGCCCATGGCGACCGCAACCGCCATGTACCACACCGGCGTCAACACGCTGCGGGGCGTACGGCGCGGGGCCACGGAGCAGGTCGAAACCATCAAGGGCGGGCGGCAGCGCCGGCTGCACAAGGCGTTCCTGCGCTACCACGACCCGGACAACTGGCCGCTCCTGCGCGAGGCGCTGAAAGAGATGGGCCGCGCCGACCTCATCGGCTCGCGCCCGGATCAGCTCGTGCCCGCCTATCAGCCGCCGGGCACCGGCAAGGCCGCCGGCACCAAGCGCCCCGTGCGCCCCGGCAGCGGCACGCAGCGCTTCACCACCAAGGGCGTGACCCTGCCCCGCCGCTAG